A genomic window from Streptomyces mirabilis includes:
- a CDS encoding PadR family transcriptional regulator — MSLPHAILTALLEKPSSGLELTRRFDKSIGYFWSATHQQIYRELGRLESEGYIRALPSEQPARGQKKSYEVLPAGRDELARWTSASQDPKPMRDTMLLRLRASAVVGTAGLATDLRRHLDLHQRQLAEYEEIQKRDFPPGKDAPQDRLRHLVLRAGIDLETFWTQWLTQALDEFEHLDEQ; from the coding sequence ATGTCACTCCCGCACGCGATCCTCACCGCCCTGCTCGAGAAACCGTCGTCGGGCCTCGAACTGACCCGGAGGTTCGACAAGTCGATCGGCTACTTCTGGTCGGCGACGCATCAGCAGATCTATCGCGAGCTGGGAAGACTGGAGTCCGAGGGCTACATCCGCGCCCTGCCGTCCGAACAGCCGGCCCGGGGACAGAAGAAGAGCTACGAGGTGCTGCCGGCGGGCCGCGACGAACTGGCCCGCTGGACCTCCGCGTCCCAGGATCCGAAGCCCATGCGGGACACGATGCTGCTGCGGCTGCGCGCCTCGGCCGTCGTCGGCACCGCGGGCCTCGCGACGGACCTGCGCCGCCATCTCGACCTGCACCAAAGGCAGTTGGCCGAGTACGAGGAGATCCAGAAGCGCGACTTCCCGCCCGGCAAGGACGCTCCCCAGGACCGGCTGCGGCATCTGGTGCTGCGGGCCGGGATCGACCTGGAGACCTTCTGGACCCAGTGGCTGACGCAAGCGCTGGACGAGTTCGAGCACCTCGACGAGCAGTAG